The following proteins are encoded in a genomic region of Gouania willdenowi chromosome 6, fGouWil2.1, whole genome shotgun sequence:
- the mgat4c gene encoding alpha-1,3-mannosyl-glycoprotein 4-beta-N-acetylglucosaminyltransferase C yields MRLVWKSLDKMRCLRKRSTIPFLGFLITFLLFLNLYIEDGYVLEGDKRQLRETSVHPSSSERYVHTFRDLSNFSGTINVTYRYLAGTPLNRKKFLTIGLSSVKRKRGNYLLETIKSIFDQSSYEELKEIVVVVHLADFDLAWCENLVQEISRKFAHHIIAGRLLVIQAPEEYYPSLDGLKRNYNDPDDRVRFRSKQNVDYAFLLNFCTNLSHFYMMLEDDVRCSRNFLTVLKKVITSREGSYWVMLEFSKLGYIGKLYHSKDLPRLAHFLLMFYQEMPCDWLLIHFRGLLAQRDVIRFKPSLFQHMGYYSSYKGAENKLKDDDFEEDSIDIPDNPPASLYTNINVFENYDATKAYSSVDEYFWGKPPSTGDFFVVVFNKSTKISKIKIATGSDDRQNDILHHGALEVGERLVGTKKGKQCSSYITLGEFKNGNIEVLDVDHKIAFDIECVRIVVTANQKEWLIIRSISLWTTQPPSQ; encoded by the exons ATGAGGTTGGTGTGGAAATCCCTGGATAAGATGCGGTGCCTGAGGAAACGCTCTACAATCCCCTTCCTCGGCTTCCTCATCACCTTTCTTCTCTTCCTGAACCTGTACATCGAAGATGGCTACGTATTG GAAGGAGATAAACGGCAACTTAGGGAAACATCTGTTCACCCCTCCAGCTCAGAACGTTACGTTCACACCTTCAGAGACCTGAGCAATTTCTCTGGAACCATTAACGTCACGTATCGTTATCTCGCAGGAACCCCGCTCAACCGCAAAA AGTTTCTCACCATCGGCTTGTCTTCAGTGAAAAGGAAAAGAGGAAACTACCTTCTGGAGACGATCAAATCTATCTTCGACCAGTCCAGTTATGAGGAACTGAAAGAGATTGTGGTTGTGGTCCATCTGGCAGACTTTGACCTGGCCTGGTGTGAGAACCTGGTTCAGGAAATCTCCAGGAAGTTTGCTCACCACATCATTGCTGGACGCCTCCTCGTCATCCAAGCTCCAGAGGAGTACTACCCTTCTCTGGATGGGCTGAAACGGAACTACAACGACCCGGACGACCGCGTGCGGTTCCGCTCCAAGCAGAACGTGGACTACGCCTTCCTTCTCAACTTCTGCACAAACCTCTCGCACTTCTACAtgatgttggaggatgatgttCGTTGCTCCAGAAACTTCCTGACAGTGCTGAAGAAGGTGATCACCTCTAGAGAGGGTTCCTACTGGGTGATGCTTGAGTTCTCCAAGCTGGGTTACATCGGGAAGCTGTACCACTCCAAAGATCTGCCTCGTCTGGCTCATTTCCTTCTCATGTTCTACCAGGAAATGCCCTGTGATTGGCTCCTCATCCACTTCAGAGGTCTGCTAGCCCAGAGGGACGTGATCCGTTTCAAACCTTCACTGTTCCAGCACATGGGTTACTACTCATCATATAAAGGAGCAGAGAACAAGCTGAAGGACGATGACTTTGAAGAAGACTCCATAGACATTCCTGACAACCCTCCTGCCAGCCTCTACACTAACATCAATGTTTTTGAGAACTATGATGCAACTAAGGCCTATAGCTCAGTTGATGAATACTTTTGGGGTAAACCTCCCTCTACTGGAGACTTCTTTGTCGTTGTCTTTAACAAATCCAccaaaataagtaaaattaaGATTGCTACAGGCTCTGATGACAGACAGAATGACATTCTTCACCACGGAGCTCTAGAAGTAGGAGAAAGATTGGTTGGGACTAAAAAAGGGAAACAGTGTTCTTCTTATATTACATTAGGGGAGTTCAAAAATGGCAACATTGAGGTTCTAGATGTAGACCACAAGATTGCCTTTGACATTGAGTGCGTGCGCATTGTAGTGACAGCCAATCAAAAGGAATGGCTAATTATTAGAAGCATAAGTTTATGGACAACACAACCCCCAAGTCAATGA
- the nts gene encoding neurotensin/neuromedin N has protein sequence MQAHLACMLLLCCTYGALCTDVDQEQRALEDEILNNLFPSKMKHGKQSAPYWRVSLANMCRMVNSIHQETRNSDEEEEEEDKGVLRDGSFQLLEELNNLQHICQVLQSRDERLIQDALDYSEDDNDMALKRKSPYILKRQTGRSSKSRRPYILKRSPVY, from the exons ATGCAGGCACATTTGGCGTGCATGCTCCTTCTCTGTTGCACATATGGTGCACTATGTACAG ATGTTGATCAGGAACAACGAGCACTTGAAGACGAGATTCTCAACAATCTTTTTCCATCTAAG ATGAAACACGGTAAGCAGAGCGCCCCCTACTGGCGTGTGTCGCTGGCCAACATGTGTAGGATGGTGAACAGCATTCACCAGGAGACCAGGAATAgtgatgaagaagaggaggaggaggacaaagGTGTGCTGAGAGATGGAAGCTTCCAACTGCTGGAAGAGCTGAACAACCTGCAGCACATCTGTCAAGTGCTGCAGAGCAGGGATGAGagg CTCATCCAAGACGCCCTGGATTATTCAGAGGACGACAACGACATGGCGCTCAAACGGAAATCACCCTACATACTGAAAAGGCAGACCGGGCGCTCCAGCAAGTCCCGGAGGCCCTACATCCTAAAGAGAAGTCCTGTTTACTGA